cctgaACTTcttcaaatacagctctgctacatctgtcttctgtGAACCGCttcatatatatattaataaaatgcTGGATTTCTGTGCATCCGATCTGTGTAGTTAGTTTACTATgggtaagggtacattcacacagcagcccccccagcatacaatcccacacatccacccccctcagtatataatctcacacagcagcccccccacatACAATTCTCAACCCCTCCCTAGTAGTTACATCCAGCTCTGTCAGACGCGCTCCCCTCTCAGTGCTGCAGACGGCCGGTGCCTGTGATAACAGAGCGCTCCGGCTGCCGACCCACCTAGGGATGTCACGTGATATTGTGACGTCAGAAGGTCCTTACAGAGTCTCTGAAGTCTGCCCTGCAAACAGAGCATGCTCGTTCATGAATGGAGAGACCCCCaaacttgcacaacccctttaacattgtgtAGGCCCCCCAGCTCCTACCTATCTAGAAATGGAATTCACAAGCCCTCTTGATGGTGTCTTGTGGTAGCAGCCACCAAGGCGTTGGCAGCAAACCCTTAGAGGTTCCAGCAGTTTTTGCTTGGAATTGGGCAAGACAGGATAGTCTTGTGCCCCACGTGCATCAGCGAGCCATGAGTCCTTCCTTGGATCACTTTTGGTATGTACTAATCACTGCATACTGAGACCATCCAGAAGACCTgccattttggagatgctctgacccaGTTGTCTaaccatccatattttttgcgtatgTCCTAGCCTGACTGCAGGTCTGACTGACCCAAACTTGCAACCTAATAGGGAATCTACTTTTCTATGATTCCAAAACGAGTCGCACTTGCCATCTGTCCGCAGTTCTGTCAGATTTGGCATTAAGAATAATGCAGGCATGAATGTAAGCCAATACCTCTGTGAGCGGAGCCGAAGGTGCTACATTTCTGTATTGCAAGGTACCATAGTGTAGGCCAAGGTGACTGTTAGTTGCAGGACACCCACTCATGTACACCTTCACCAAGCTATATATTTCTCGACAGGTGGACTGTTTGGTTCTACAATTGCACAAGGTTGGGGAACAGCTGGAGAAGATGAACGCCCAAAGAATGGATGAGCTTTTTTCTCATTTGCGAGATAGCTTCCTGGTCCAGGGTGGACTGGGATCACTGGCCCAACTTCTGCTGCTCGAAATGATAGAATATCGAGCAGCAGGCTGGAAAATGACGGATGCCGCGCAGAAGTATTACTACAGCGAGGTGTCGGACTGATACCGGTGGACTGCATCTTCTGAGGGGACACTACCAATAGAGTTAGGAATGCATTGCAATAATTCAACCCTATGACTCATTTGATACATTTGTATATGTCAATGATCGATCATTCCATATCTGAGAAGTTTGTATTTCCTATGGACTTTCCACTTTTTTAGTGTATTTATTACTGACTCCTCGGGCAGTCAGGGTTTTATGTGACCTGAACCCTTTACCTCTGATTGCAGTGTTTTCCAGGGAGGTAGAGCAGGGTGAATGGTTCCCTTTTGCCTTTTAATCTGGTGGTGCAAGAATTATGTTTTAGAAGCCTTTCTACAGCGTTCAAGAGGAGCCCAGGAACATTCAGAAACCCTTACTACTTGGAAGGAGACTGCACAAGTATTGATATTTGTCTTGACCTGAAACAAATCTACCAGTCTGTTTCCTCCTAAATCGAGAACTTCCTAGCGAGGCCAACTCCACACTCGTGTGAACTGGGACAACTACGGGTTTAACTGACCTGAACTCACAGCATCCTCAACCCCTAGGATGCTGCGAGTTCTGTAAACTCCCAGTTGGGCTTTGAAACTTGTCTGGACCTGGCCTAAGACTAGGGCTACATGGTGACACGTCAGGAATACTGCAGTGTCGCATTTGATGATGTACTTGGTGCTGTGTTGTGACTTGACAAGCTGCAAAAAGTCCAGCCCTTATTGATCACAAGGCCATTATAGACCTCAATGCAAGTCACACGTgatctgtttttttcccccacatcTATATTGCAAGTGTTCTTGGCCTGAGACTTGCAGGACACACATTGCCGCTATGTAGGATGTAGCCCTAGCCAGACCCTGGGATGGACATTTGTTCCCCGGCTCTCACGGTTTTTCCTCTTGTACTGGATCTTTCCGGAGTGCGTGCTGTGTCAATTAATAATTAATCTgcattgtcattttacagagaaatctgATATTTCTATACAGATGAGCACAGTAACATCTGACAATtctgccattttgactttttgtaAACTTCTGATGTTttcatagctttttttttgtatctcgTATACTTTGCTGCATAACCTTTATTACTTTAATAATACAGGCAGAGGGTGCTTTTATGAATTTTCATTAAAATGGCTTTTAACGTAGATTGTGTTATTTCTGTATGTAACTGTTAGAGCCCCTCATCTCTGTCGTATAATGCTGAATTGATTGAAGTACCTTGGTACTGAGGACCTTCATTAGGGTTTGGATACACAGCGATCTTGGTCACGCCCAATGTTCTTGTACTAGCATAGAAATAGATGGGGTCGCATTGGGACTCAAATAGTTTTATGCCAAATGAGTAAACGGCTATGTACGGGCACTTTGGAGTGTATATCTTGCCTTGGAGATGAGGAAAGTTTTCCCATCCTTAGCTCTtttggtccattcacatgtcagtcaGTGTTTTAtggtctgcaatttgcagaccataaaacacggataccggccatgtgcattccaccttttgcggaccgcacatggtcggccctatgatagaaatgcatgttcttgtctgcgattgcagaccagaataggacatgctctattttttttttttagaggggcCTCgaaaacggaactacggatgcggacagcacaaggtgtgctgtctgcatcttttgcagccccacacCATTGCAATGAACGAGTTCACACCCGTTTCACAAAATTGCagaactacggacgtgtgaatggacccttaacctaAGCATCTGTTCGTTATATTTTTGCATTGCATtactaggtttaaaaaaatatatatatattttttttctttttcttcaaatagATCCAAATATATACCCCCATAATttaagtttttaaaggggttgtctcattacagACCCCTGAATAAGAGCCGTTGTGGGTCCAGCATCTGAGAGTCATTTTACAGAAGGAAGTTGCCATTTGCTTATTTCCACTGCAGCAACCACTACAAAGGAGACGTAGTATTTATTACATGCCGTCATTCAAATCAATGTCCGTTCATGTGACAAATGGAACAGGCCTTACCACAACCTTCATATTCTCTGATTAGATCCAAGaggagacaaaccctttaaaaaggggtattccagtaagaAAAAGTTATGTCCTATCCAATGGAGGTAAACCAAGAGCAGGACCACAGCGTTCAAGATGAAAAACCATGGCAGACATTACAACAGTTTTGGCTGTGGGATAGGTGGCGGATTTGAACGCGGTCAAACTCTGTCAATGTGAACCTACACTTGGatagtctgaccactgggacttcCACCACTCACAAGAACAGGGGATCTGCTTCCCCCAGTataaatggagtggtggtcaagcatgcacactcctgctccattcaaactctaTAGACCTGCTGAAGATAGCAGAatgtgaatggagtggcagctgTTGGATCCAGACATGGGATCCTGCTCTTGTTAgctgtgggggtcccagcagtcagacactgGAAAGAGCTATACTACAAGTTCCTCTagaacaggcatggccaacctgcggctctccagctgttgtaaaactacaattcccaccatgccctgctgtaggctgatagctgttagcagtctgggtatgctgggagttgtagttttgcaacatctggagagcctcaggttggccatccctgctctagaaggAAGTCCCAGACAAACCAGTCAAGTTTCACCTATAAATAcaattttctcgcccattttccttgggggacacagaccttggtatagctcagctccctaggaggcgtgacactaagtaaaactgttaagcccctcctccatcagctataccctcagcctggagatagaggctaccagttttagcttagtgtccaaggaggcaagacaccccctgctactgcagggctgttttctccttgttttaattttttctctaattttgttattttatttttgttttttcctagggataccagagacgcattggacctctctgttctcccggggttgagctgcaccaGTGCCAACGTATTTgcgctgctgcctcccccactgaagcaataggaggatctgggcagcaccggctcccctacatcccgccagctagggggtcgcccgcacgccaagcccctcttccagcttcctgccactgcggtgccaggggctgaaggggcgaccctgctggaaggaaatGAGGGTGAAGACAGGTAAGATGGCTTTTCCAGCCCATTCCCTGTCCCTGTTGCACTGGGTTCgggggggggcacccgtggtcggccGTTTCCTGCGCTTCTCAGAGCGCTCTGTGGGATCTCCCCATCTGCCTGCTTTTCATGTACCTCCCGATCTTACACATCCCGCCGCCGCCCGCTGCTTAACAGATAGCCCCTGCTTCTTACTACCtccccgccgccgcccgctccgtaCCGTGAtcgagggggcggggcttaggcccGGCATCGGCGGTTCGGTTCGGCGGGACGGGGGTCAGGTGACCACCTTACCTTCCGACGTCCGGTTATACCGCCGCGCTTTTGGGGCCTGCGGGCCCTTCTTTGACAACATATGCCTGGGAATCTCGGGCAGCACGGGGTGCGGGTGTTTTTTCGCGCGCGCGCGCGTCATGGGGGCGGAGTTTCGTTATGAAACATTCAAgcgtggagggggcggagcttgttcccgcgTCTCTGCTCAAGCttgccgcgcttcctcactccggaCTGAAGTGGAGACACCGGTGCATCGCTGGGGACGCACGCTGGTTTTCTGGCTGCCTCGCGGCTGCTGATCTGGACCTTCGCTCCTAGGGATCtgacctgacgttcttctgaggcactggtagggctgttaaccctctcctaaccccacTGGTCATAGCCGCTGCAATCCCTTGTCCCTGTATCAAGGTACGACCACTTGTCAGCATGTctgatcccacgggtgcccccaaaccctggtaccacgcCTGTACCGCCTGCAAGGCACTTTTTCcaagtgggcaatctgagccgcattgccttgcatgtcaggccccggtgcagggcccgctttctgctgtgccccctgttgtttctgaaccccctgactgggctaggtctctgtctctggCGGTGGAGAGCCTTACACACgtggtgggccgtctcgtggatagaccgcctctcccgcagactGCCGAAATCCCTGTCGCACCTGCTGGGAatgccgtttctgccgcccccactgattccctgcctcccagtgaatcttccagggcccggcgtactcagaaacgttcaagggttgagcgcacatcttctcctgatgtttcgctctctccgccatgcgtgcgagctcagtcaagcctatcctctcaaagggatacgccttctgagggagaactggcggattcggatgtggacatggactcagagcttccgtcaaaATTGtcatccgcggtggggcatcttatcactagTATCCGCGATACCTTTcagatacacgatgacccccccagctctgaacaggccggcgtgtcctttctccgacccagacaggcctccaaggtctttcccatacatgcagatttttcttctgtggtatccaaggcttggactcggccaaacgtccgctttgttacaccaaaaaagctggacatttgttatccctttccggcGGAGTCTGTGACCACCTGGACATCTCCGCCCAAGGTGGATCCTcctgtggctcgcctgtccaaaagcactgctattcctgtacaggacggatcttccctccagtccgcTGAGGACCGTCGGACGGAATCCCTTTCCAAGGCAATATTTTCTGCCTCTGGTTCAGCCCTTAGACCGgtttttgcctccgcctgggttggcaaagcggtctctgaatggggtttgcagctGGAGCAGGAGTTGGGGTCGGACgttcctgttcaggacctccgttccttagcccagctAATTATCCAGGCTGGAAAATTTATTTGTGAGGCCTCCCTGGATGCGggggccctcattgcccgttcctctgccctggcggtttctgtcaggagggaactctggctgaaggtttgggcggcggacgccgcttccaaacgctccttGGCCGGTCTACCGttcacgggttcccgcttgttcggGACCCGCCTGGACgagcttatatcagaggccacgggtgggaaaagTACTCTCcttccccagtccaggccaaagggCGCCCCACGGGGTCGCgcgggttcgtcccgttttcggtcctttcatAAGCCCTCCGGATCTAGACCCGGGgccggttcttcttcctctggcccaacccaggatagacgcaagaagccgttttttcgggcgcaacctacctggcgcaagacccagcctgcacgggctaccacaggccagcagccctctgcctgaaggtgcgcccccacccacccgggtggggggccacCTTCTCCTTTTCAGGAACGTTTGGCGGAACCACATCTCAgatgcatgggcgctcgagattgtatcttgcgggtacaagatcgaatttgcggccattccgccagaccgtttcttccggtcccgtcctccgcgggacCCCGTACGAGCGGCCTCTTTCTTCGCGGCCGTTCGCTCACTCATGGACAAGGGTGTCATCGCCccggtgcctccgacggaaaggttcagggggttctactcgaacctcttcgtgatccccaaaaaggaaggctcggtgcgaccgatcttggacctgAAGCGCCTGAACCGCTTCCTCcgcctgcagagattccggatggagtctctccggtccgcagtggcctccctggaaaagggggatttcatggcctccatcgacgttcaggatgcatacctccacgttccggttgctccatgtcatcaccgcttcctacgcttcgcggtgggggacgatcacttccagttcgttgcccttccctttggtctagcaacggctcctcgggtgttcaccaaggtcctggcccctgtcttggcccttctacgttcaagaagtgtttttcttcttccgtacttggacgacatcttggtcaaggcaccctccctttcacaggcatccggcagtgtggatctcactctggagaccctgacgcggtttggttggattatcaaccaccccaagtcttcccttaccccctccagacggctgatcttcctggggatgctcctggatacggaaCTGGCAGAGGTCcgtcttccgtcggacaagcgtctggcccttcgcgggtcggttcgcagcctTCTCCGTCATCACCGGTCTTCCCTCAGATCCGGCATGCGGTTGCTggggaagatggttgcctgtttcgaggcagtgccgttcgcacaattccattcccgcacctttcagagggcgattctgtcggcctgggacaaatcaccgaggagtctggacaggaccttccttctgcctcccctggctcgggcttccctcaacTGGTGGTTGCATCTCCCTCTGAgggggaggtccttccttccactgaactggctggtgattaccaccgacgccagcttacgggggtgggggggggttttccctccccgatccgtccagggcgtttggtctctatcggagtccagacttccgatCAACATTCTGGAGCTGAGGGCAGTTCttttgtccctcagacactggacccatctactgaggggccgccctgttcggatccaatcggacaatgccacggcggtggcgtacataaaccatcagggaggcacccgCAGCGCTGCGGCGATGCAAGAGgtgtccctcattctcctctgggcggagacgcacgtgccagccttgtctgcgatttacatcccgggggtagacaactgggcggcagatttcctcagccggtccaccatcgatccgggagaatggtccctgcacccagaggtgttcgaggccctttgtcttcgctggggtcgccccgacgtggacctcatggcctccaaattcaaccgcaAGGTTCCCCTATACGtatccagggcacgggacccggaggcttacggcgccgacgcgcttgtCCTTCCGTGGTgccaattctcccttctgtacatctttcctcctcttcccctcctgccacgggttcatcggaggatcgcggcagagggcgttcccgcgattctgatcgccccggattggccccgtcggtcctggtacgccgacctaatgttgctgttggcagacgttccgtggccactgccctccagggaggaCCTTCTCTCTCAAggtccgatcttccacgagcatttaggctcgctacgtttgacggcgtggctgttgagaccgccgtcttaacgcgacggggtttctccgcggacgttgtccgcaccatgatccgtgctcgtaaacCCGTATCTtcgaggatctactatcgggttggaggtcctatctggggttctgtgagtcccggagcgtcccacctctccggttttctcttcccacgatcctgtccttcctccagtcgggcctggacctggggctgggcctcagttctctgaagggacagatttcggcgctgtctattcttctccagcgtcccctggcccctctggggCCGATTAAGACCTTTttgcaaggggtggctcactctgttccaccGTATCGCCCTccggttccttcctgggacctgaatgtggtgctctcggcgcttcaatctgcccccttcgagcccttgcgggaggtctcccttcgccttctgtcctgcaaggtcatctttcttgtggccatcacgtctctccggcgggtgtctgagttggcggctctttcttgttccgaacctttcctgatcttccaccaggataaggttgtgctccgACCAGTCCcggctttcctgccaaaggtggtctccgcctttcacatcaatgaggacatcgtccttccgtcgctctgtccctctccttcccactccagagaacgggaactgcaccgtctggatgtggtcagggcattgaggatttacttggaggtcaccggatccttccGGCGCACGGATTCCCTGTTTGTGgtcccggagggttcgcgcaagggtttggcggtctccaaggtggccatTGCCcggttcattaaactggcggtgtctgaggcttatcgagccaagggtagggctccgcctttcggcgtcactgctcattccaccagagcagtcggggcttcctgggcgcagaggcatcgagcCTCGGCTGAGCAGTTGTGCAAAGCGGCCACTTGGTCCTCTTTGCACACTTTCACCAgattctatagggtgcatacgcacgcgtcggcggatgctgctttgggccgcctggtcttgcaggctgcggtttcctgatgctccggtggtccgccttgggttatggtccctcccttcttggactgctcttgaacgtcccaaggtctgtgtcccccaaggaaaatgggcgagaaaaggagatttttgtataacttaccagttaaatctctttctcgctcttccttgggggacacagcacccacccttctgtgtttggttctaGGGTTTtggctggcgccccgttgggttgttgGCTGTTGTTTGCATTGTTGGTTgtttcctttcactacttggacacgcaactggtagcctctatctccaggctgagggtatagctgatggaggaggggcttaacagttttacttagtgtcacgcctcctagggagctgagctataccaaggtctgtgtcccccaaggaagagcgagaaagagatttaactggtaagttatacaaaaatctccttttaccTCTTTAATAATGAAAACATATTTACACTGCACACTTCAATGACTATTTATATACATCAAGCTCCTCCTGGAGTATCAGTCCTCTGCTGTCATACAGGTTCCATGTCTACCACCACCGGAAGTGAGCAAAGGCTCGGTTTGCCTCTGCCATTTTATGGAGGTCATGCTTCCTTTTAACAATATTGCCCTCCCCACGCCAGGCTTCCAGCAGTATATCTGCAAGCCTGTCATACATAAAGGTGCGGCGAGCTTTCTTCTCTCTGCCTTCAGTGATGATCCACTTCATTGCCATAAATCGACGCTTTTGGTCAGTGAGCGGTACGGGGacctgcaccaaaaagaaaagaaaagaatttACTATAAAATAAAGAGCATCATACACAGCCCTCATCCCTAGGTTCACATCTTTTAATACCTGATAGGATTTCCCTCCCTTCAGGATACTCGTGAGGCCAATGATGGGTGTGCACTGCTCCACAGCCTGATTGAATATGACGTAAGGGTTGCACTGGATGTTCTCCCTCTCCTCTGGGCTGGCCTTGTAATACTTCTCCAACTGTATTCTCTTTATTTTCTCCAATGTCTGTAACAAATATGCAAAAGTAAGAAAACCTTATTTTATTGAGTCAGCAACAAAGGGGATTTCAGAAATTCATCAGACTCTGAAAAGTCAATCTATATGGATAACAGATATTAAAGGGGGCTCCGAACCTAAAGGGAATCTCACtagtgacctccctatccaactgtttgcatagacatatagctgtggttcacatgattaaggccccctgcacacaaacgtgtgcgtcccgttgccgtattgcggacccgcaatacacaggtgccgttccgtgggcattccgcatcacggatgcggacccattcacttgaatgggtccgcaaatccggagatgcggaatggtacggaacggaaccctacggagtgcttccgtggggtttcgtcccgtacttccgttcctcaaaaagatagaacatgtcgtatctttttgcggaacggacagattgcggacccattcaagtaaatgggtccgcgatctactGCGGCtgtcccacggactgtgctcgtgcattacGGCCCGCATTTTGAGggccgcacacgttcgtgtgcagggggcctaaaacaatttttcttttgcTGGTTGGAGACTCCGTTCCCGGGTTATGATGctttttttcttaatatgcaaattttggTGCAATCACCGTTGCTCTCGgtacacccaagctccactcctttctgtgaccAGAACCTCCCTCGCTGCTTtgccactgtctggccctgtctatcaaagcACTAGGGACGGGCTGAACACAAATGAGTAAAGGTGGCTGCAACACGAGCAATGGTGACGAGCTCATGGCAACAAATCCCTTATTtgtatattaagaaaaagtataattGGGAATGGAGCCTCCAACCAACAAAAGAAAAGCGgcatcaggtgaaccacagctatgagTCTATGCAAACAGCTTGATAGGGAGGTCGATGCTGACAAATCCTGTGCATGGGCCAGAATCTATCTGAAATgattgataggtgtgggtcctgcaTATGTGTGGAGAATGGGGGTCTCCTGACCAGGCTCAGAGTAATTGGAAAGGTTGCGCGGTGAATGTGCGCATGTTCTTTCCATACcactctatgggagttctggaaacaGACCCGTTGTGTAATGTGTAGGAACACGCACAGTATCACTCACCTTGTTCATGATTTGTCGTGCCAAAATCTTCTCACCGCCCTTCATCATCATGTTGGTGAATTTACTGTCAACAACAGAGACAGTCACGTAAGAAAATACAGGatagggctacatgcacacgaccgcgttGTGTttcgtggtccgcaaaacacggatgccgcccgtacGTGTTCTGCAACTTGAGCAATAGAATGGgccgcccattatagaaatgcagacaagaatagtacatgttttagtttttttgcggggccacagaacatcACACGCAGTGCCGTCCGTATCTTTtgtggcctcattgaagtgaaagggtcagCATCTAAACTATAAAAAAACGCGGCTCAATTGCGcaccaaacaacggtcgtgtgaatgaggcctaaaaagGACAAATTGCAAACTGTTCGCCTTCTATAAGGGATTGCATTATAAGCAATTCTCCAATATACTTACATTacacctattaaaaaaaaaaaaaaaagggatcggGCCTATTGGATTTTAGGATGCCTGATTCTTTATTCTCAAGAGTTGCAATACAGAAGCTTATTCCCCTCCCCCCAGCGAGAACACATGCACCTTAAAAttcaaatgacaaaataatagctTAGACCAGGGGCCGGCACACCAgctggtgaaactacaactctcagcgtgCGCTGTTTACTTTAATGGACATTCCAAGAACAGCTGAGTAAATGCGTATGTTGGAAgtggtagtttcacaacagctggagcgccggaggttgccgatccctggcTTTAGGGCTGTATTatacagattatctgaccaatatctgtccaatcagaccaatagttggtgtgtataacgaGATCTCTGTGTGTAAATGGCCATCtcaccaatgattggtcagataatctgtcggTGTAATACACCGGTGTAATAATGTCAGTCCCACTGACATTAGGAGAATGAAATATCCCAGTGAAGATAAAGCCCACGCATCATTTCTCCCAAGACACAAGCCCTACCGGTAAGTACCTTATGGCCGGGTCACTGAAGACGGAGCTGCTCACTCCGGGTGGACATGCCTTGATGGGCCTGACAGCCTTAAGTTCCCATTCCTCCCGCTCTTCTTTGCTGAGCTCCTCTATGGGAAGCCTATACTTCTCCTTATCAGGGACAGGGTCCAAGAACTGAGGGTTGTACCGGCTCCATCGCACCTGGATAAAACTAAACAGGCAAAGATCTCAATTGCTGCTATTTTTtgccactcccatagaaatgaatggagggtggtgcGCTATgttttagagataggtgcaggtcacctatctgacattggtccTTGCAATATGCCACCtcaggtgagacaaccccctttttaagggaatgtgccatcagaaatttacctgtttaaatcacatttaacAAATTGCTAAAGACTTTTTGATCTTTTTAactttccatgtcaatatctatatttaatcaAAACCCATATAATCCCGCAGTTTTAGcccctggccactaagcctaagaATAGGCGCCACTtcatggtctgtacagatcactttactgcagttatctgcttatctgtcattctaatcctgctcgtaatgatatctcctctatgcatagataagacaggatccaccattcacaatagctgattgtcagagcttatctatcctTTCCTTgtccaatgacctctgcacaggtcacagagcatgcccagaaaactgtcccataga
The sequence above is a segment of the Bufo gargarizans isolate SCDJY-AF-19 chromosome 6, ASM1485885v1, whole genome shotgun sequence genome. Coding sequences within it:
- the MRPS7 gene encoding 28S ribosomal protein S7, mitochondrial — protein: MAAPSCKLLVQRIKAGLPSFIQVRWSRYNPQFLDPVPDKEKYRLPIEELSKEEREEWELKAVRPIKACPPGVSSSVFSDPAISKFTNMMMKGGEKILARQIMNKTLEKIKRIQLEKYYKASPEERENIQCNPYVIFNQAVEQCTPIIGLTSILKGGKSYQVPVPLTDQKRRFMAMKWIITEGREKKARRTFMYDRLADILLEAWRGEGNIVKRKHDLHKMAEANRAFAHFRWW